In Desulfosudis oleivorans Hxd3, the DNA window TGGCCCGACGCGCCCGGTCCTGAAGAGCGGACGCGGTTTCGTACAGGGTGGTGTCATTCAGCGTCATCAACTGGTTGGCCGCCGTCTTGGTTTTCAGAAAGGCGGGGTGGGCCCGGTCGAAATACCAGGTGATATTGCCCTGGCGGTGGGTGTCCACAATAGGCCGGCGCCACAGGGTTTGAAATTCCGCGTATGCTGTTTCAATGGCATCCACCACCTCGGCTTCACCGGTGATGGTGATGTTGCTTTTTGCCGTGCCAAAGGCCTGCGCAAAGGCCCTGTCCCCTTCCTCCAGGGTGGCGCGGCCGGCCTCCCAGTTGCCCGACATCAGCATCAGCACGCCGCTGTCCTGCCGTTCCAGGGCCTCGATCATCTCTTTTGCCGCGACAATGCTCCTGTAGTTTTCTTCCAGCAGGCCCTTGACCGAATGGCCGATCCGGTTGAGTTCGTAGATGGATGCGGCTCCGGCGGCGGACAACATCACCGCCAGGATCAGGAACCCGGAAAGGATCTTGAATCGAAGGTTCATGGCATGCTCCTGGTGTTGGTTTCATGGTTTGGGAAAAGGGGCAAAGAGAGGAACGGGCCGGCGCCCCGCTGTTAAAACTGGCAGACTATAAACTTCGGTACTCGGGATGTCAAGCTAACGCTTTCTTTCCAGTTCAGCCTGGTTCAGCGGCCGGAAATTCTCAGTTTCCCGGCCCTGACATTGCATGAAATATTCGGCCCTACATGGACTCATAATTGACAATCTCGGCGTATTCGTTTGTATCCGGATCAAAGGTGATCAGAACAAACCAGTCAACCTCGTCCCGGTGGTCCGGATCATCCGGGTAAAGCCAGCAGGCGATCACCTGAAACAGCTCCCGGCCGGTCTTTGAAATCCATTTATTGAATTGTCCTCTTTCCGGCTCATAGCCGGTTGCCGCCGGGTAACAGGAAACATCATAAACCAGGTATGCTTCGCCGCACAACGGGCAGACACACGTTACTTCCGGGTATGCTGACAGAAAAATCTCAAACAGGCTGTTGTCGCAGTGGCACACGATCTGTGAAAACGTGCTGTCCAGCATGTAGGGGCGGTACTTGCCCTCTATGGTCACAAAATCCTTGACCGGCCTGATCTTACCGTCATAATGACTGGGGTGTCTGTTCATGATCATCCGTTATTGACAAGTCGTTGCATTCTTCACCCGGAATTCTGGTTTCTGATGGGTATAGAAAGCATAATATTCAAAAAAGAGCAATTATTTTTGAGTGTTGACCATTGTGGGGTAAACAGGGAGCCTGTCATGAAAGAAAAAATCGCCTTTGTTATTTATCTGGGAAACGCACTGGCATGGATCGGGTTCGGCCTCGTTTACATGGCCTGTCCCACCATTATGCCGTATCACCGGCAGGCCATCGGCATGGACTTTGAAGAACTGAGCGCCGGTGTCCAGGTGCTGCTGCAGGCGCTGATCAAGATGACGGCAGCCGGCTTTTTTGTGGCCGGTGTTGCCTGCCTGATCCTTCTGCTGATCCCGTTTCGAAACGGGGCACAATGGGCCCACCGGTCTGTTCCACTGCTCGGTATTATCTGGAACGGCATCTCTCTCTGGGTGACCACCACAGTGGCCATCAAGGCCCATGCCGCCACCCCCTGGCCGGCAGCCGCCGCAGGCATCATCCTGCTGGCCATCGCATATTGTCTTTCTCCCGGCACGGCGCAAATCGACGGGTTAAAGAAGGCCTCGTTTTGGAAAACAGAAAAATAACCTATACCTTAACCAGGGAATCGACCCGGCTGCAGACCGGCTTTTTTGTGACCCGGCCGAATGAGGCGCTGGCCCTGGAAGAGTGCCTCGCCCTGCTCAGGTTGCGTCCCATGGATGATTTTTTGCACCAGCACGTGTTGACCCTGGTCGGCAGACTGCCAAAGGACAGGCTGCGGCAGTTCCTCAACCGATGTAAGGCAGGCAGTGATCCGGTATGCCGGGCCCTTGCGGCGGAATATCTTTTTTTAACCAGAGGGCGGGAGCATCTGGAAAAACGGTTTACCGCGGAAGATATTCGCGAACTGTGCCGGCATACGCCCTTGATCTATCTGCGCTCTTTTTTGGAGCCGGACCAGGCGCTTCATGGCCGGTGGATCGCTTTTTTTCGAAATAACATGCAGGCGCATCAGCCGCTGGCATCACCGGATCAAACAGACCTGCCCCTGTTGACGTTCGACAAGGCCCCGGCGCGGACAGCGGCCACTCTTGCCGGACTGGCGCAAGCCATGACCGGAAAAGGGGTGGCAGCCACACCGGCGGTCTCTCCCGAACAGACAGCCGACACGGCCGAAGACCGCCTGAAAAAGGCCGGGGTTGAACTGGGCCGGCTCATGCGCCACGAGTCCAGCCTGAGCCCCATCGGCCTGTTGCGGAGCTGGCGATTTGCCACCCATATTGAAAACAGGCGCAACCAATTGTCTCTTTCCGGTGAGCAGACCAGCTACGGACGGGGGCTGACCCTGAACGCGGCCCGGGCCTCGCTGATGATGGAGATCGTGGAGCGCTGCTCGGCCTTTGCCTCGGTCTCGGCCAACGGGCTGGAAAATTTTCGGTATTCATATCCCTTGCGTTACGCGCCCTTCAGTGAACTGGCGGCCGGCGAGGCGGCGGTCATGAATCCGGCGGACCTGGCCCTGGAGGTGTCATACCCGGACCAGGGCCTGCACTGGGTGCAGGGTGAAACCCCGGCACCGGGGGGCGACGGCGACCCCCGCCGGTCCATATGGATACCGGCCCAATGTCTGTTTCTGTTCTGCAACCTGGATGAGCCGTCCCTGTTTTCCGGGCTTGGCTCCACCGGCCTGGCATCGGGCAACACCCTGGCCCAGGCAAAAGTCTCGGCCCTGTTGGAGATTGTCGAACGCCACCAGGCCGCCACCGTGCCCTATGACCGGTCCACCTGTTTTCATCTGGTATCCCGGGAGCCCCGGATGGCCGGGCTTCTTGAGGCTTACCACCAGGCCGGCGTGAACCTCTGGTTTCAGGACATTACCCCGAAAAACGGGATTCCCTGCTGCCGCTGCTTTGTGAAGGAAAAAGGCGGGCAAATCCATACCGGCGCGGCGGCCCACTTGGATGCCCGGCGAGCCATTGTCTCCGCCATCACGGAGACCACCTGCCCGTTTCCCAAATCACCGCCCACGCAACCCGTGCCGCCCGGCCTGACCCTGGTGGGGTATGAGAACCTGCCCGACTATTCCACGGGTGACGCAGCCTCGGACCTGGCGCTGCTGGAGACGCTGTTTTTACAAAACAGCTTTCAACCCTGCTACGTTGACCTGACCCGCGCGGACATCGGCCTGCCGGTGGTCAAGGCCGTTGTGCCGGGCATGGAGGTGCTGGGGGACTTTGATGACTACTCTCGGGTTCATCCGGAGCTGTATCAGAATTACCTGTCCGTGTATGATTCTTAAAACAGACCGTCTCCCTGTTGGCAGGGAGTTCAGGCATCCTGAATGCCGAGTTCCCGGCTCTTTTTCTCCAGGTCGGTGGTCAGGGCTTCCAGCTCCTCGTAGAGCCGGCTCACCTTTTCCGAGGTGTCGTGATAGGCCTTGGAGAGCCGGGCAATGGCTTCCCGGTCCCCGGTATGGGAGGCGGCCACCATATCGGCGTTCAGACGTCCAATGGCGGCCTCGTCTTTTTCAATTGTTTTTTCCACGGCGGCCATGCGTTTTCTGATGGGGGTGATGACGGCGGCTCGCTGTGCCAGGAGATCAGCCTTCTTTTTGCGAAGATCTTTTTTGGACAGGCCCTCTTCATTTGGCCGTTCCGGTTTTCGTCCCCCGGATCGTGGTGTCTCCTCCTTCCATCCCACCCGGTCTAGAAAATCCTGGTAGGTGCCTTCAAACAGCTCGGCCCCGCCGGCCTGGAAGACGATGAGCCGGTTGGCCAGGGAGTGGAGAAACATCTCGTTGTGGGTGACGATGATCACCGCGCCGGGAAATTCTTCAACCGCTTCCAGAAAGGCCTCGCACGACTCCATGTCCAGGTGGTTGGTGGGCTCGTCCAGCAGCAGCAGGTTGGAGGGGGCCGCCAGGATTCTGCCCAAAAGGACCCGGCTTTTTTCACCACCGGAAAGCACGCCGATGGGCTTTAGGGCATGGTCGCCTTCGAACATCATCAGGCCGCAGATGTTTCTGGCCTGCTGCCGCTTGCATCCCGCGTTCATGATCTCCTCTTCCACGGTGAGCGCGTCGTTGAGGTCCATCTTGTTGGTCTGGGCAAAATACCCGGTTTTTGTGGACGGGTGAGCGGTGATTCGGCCCCGGGCGGATGCCAGCTCCCCGGCGATCAGCCGCAGCAGCGTGGTCTTGCCCCGTCCGTTTTTGCCGATCACGCAGATGCGATCGGTTTTATTGACGGCAAAACTCAGGCCGTCGACCAGGGGCTGCCCCCCGGCATAGGCAAAAGAAAGGCTTTCCGCCTGAAGCAGGACCTTTGCGGGCGTGGGCGCGTGGTTGAAGGAAAAGTCCAGGTTCTTGAGCTTTTCTAACGGATCCTTGACCTCCTGTTTTTCCAGTGCCTTAATACGGGACTGAACCAGTCCGGCAAGCCTTGCCTTGGCCCGGAACCGGGAGATGAACAGCTCAGCCTCCTTGCGTTTTTTGGCCTCATTGACCCGGGTCTTTTCGTGAATCTCCTCTTCTTTGAAAATCTGGTCGTAGTATTTGTCCGTGGCGCCGGACATTTTGCGAACGCGCTTGCGGTGAATGCCCAGGGTGTGGGTGATCACGCCGTCCATGAAGGACCGGTCATGGGTGATCAGCAGGACCTCGCCGGACCACTGGCGCAGGAAACCCGAGAGCCAGCGGATGGAGACGATGTCAAGGTAGTTGGTGGGCTCGTCGAGCAGCAGCAGGTCCGGCTCGGAGCAGATCACCTTGGCCAGGTTGAGCCGCACCTGAAAGCCGCCGGAAAAGTCGGCCGGATGCCGGTCCATGTCGGTTTTGGAAAATCCCAGGCCGGACAGGATTTTTTCGGCCCGCCAGGTGTCGTGGATAAACTGGCGGGGCAGGCCGGTACAGGCCTCTTCGATGATCGTGGGTTTTGAAAAATGGATATGCTGAGTCACATAGCCGACGCGATATCCCTTGGGCGCGGCCACGGCGCCGCTGTCCGGCGCCTCACTGCCGGCGATGATGCGCAGCAGGGTGGTTTTGCCGTGGCCGTTTCTGCCCACCAGCCCCACCCGTTCTCCTTTGTTGATATCAAAGCTGATATCGTCGAAAAGGATTTCGGCACCGAATGATTTTGAAATATTGACCGCTTTTATCATGATGTCCGGTTGTTTGCGCGTGTTGTCGTGACCTGGCCGTATCGGGCCAAACGACCATACCACCGTCACCGGTTAATGTAAATATGGCGCGGAAGGCTTGCCAAATGGCGCCGTTGTGCTACCATGGGCCAAAACGCAGGGCACATCCGGCGTGTAACATCGATCCTGCCGAGGGCGCATGACCGATTCGAACGACAAAAAGACGGCCGGCACCACAGTTGAGAGCCTGACCGCCTATTTTTTGAAGCTTTACAAGATTCACCTGGGCCTTTCCCAGGACTCCCCGTCGGAAATTGTTCCCGTGGGCCCCTATCCACCCAACCCCAAACTCTTCACCTATGACCTGCGGGTAGAGCAGCGCGGGGAGTGGGTCTCCCGCCGCCTCACCCTGGGTCGTATCGCCGAAGACACCGGCAGCAAGAGCAGCTGTTTTTTCGCGATCTTCGACAAGCAGCTGGTGATCAAGGTGCCGCCTTCGCCGATCAAGGATTTTGAGACCTACCTTGCTCATATCGAACGGGACAAGCGGATCGCCCGTATCCTTGCGCCCCGGCCCTGCCTGATTCCCGGCGTATCGGCCATCCTCTCCCGGGTGCACAAGTTTCCCAGGGACCACGAAATCCAGGGGGA includes these proteins:
- a CDS encoding MCP four helix bundle domain-containing protein — encoded protein: MNLRFKILSGFLILAVMLSAAGAASIYELNRIGHSVKGLLEENYRSIVAAKEMIEALERQDSGVLMLMSGNWEAGRATLEEGDRAFAQAFGTAKSNITITGEAEVVDAIETAYAEFQTLWRRPIVDTHRQGNITWYFDRAHPAFLKTKTAANQLMTLNDTTLYETASALQDRARRAIMPGIIAIASALAFALIFNFFINLYVIAPIRRLTDSVKAFMYHGEPLAVRAEGRDELFKLTEAIRELTIHPHKNGTAS
- a CDS encoding YcaO-like family protein, with the protein product MENRKITYTLTRESTRLQTGFFVTRPNEALALEECLALLRLRPMDDFLHQHVLTLVGRLPKDRLRQFLNRCKAGSDPVCRALAAEYLFLTRGREHLEKRFTAEDIRELCRHTPLIYLRSFLEPDQALHGRWIAFFRNNMQAHQPLASPDQTDLPLLTFDKAPARTAATLAGLAQAMTGKGVAATPAVSPEQTADTAEDRLKKAGVELGRLMRHESSLSPIGLLRSWRFATHIENRRNQLSLSGEQTSYGRGLTLNAARASLMMEIVERCSAFASVSANGLENFRYSYPLRYAPFSELAAGEAAVMNPADLALEVSYPDQGLHWVQGETPAPGGDGDPRRSIWIPAQCLFLFCNLDEPSLFSGLGSTGLASGNTLAQAKVSALLEIVERHQAATVPYDRSTCFHLVSREPRMAGLLEAYHQAGVNLWFQDITPKNGIPCCRCFVKEKGGQIHTGAAAHLDARRAIVSAITETTCPFPKSPPTQPVPPGLTLVGYENLPDYSTGDAASDLALLETLFLQNSFQPCYVDLTRADIGLPVVKAVVPGMEVLGDFDDYSRVHPELYQNYLSVYDS
- a CDS encoding ABC-F family ATP-binding cassette domain-containing protein — encoded protein: MIKAVNISKSFGAEILFDDISFDINKGERVGLVGRNGHGKTTLLRIIAGSEAPDSGAVAAPKGYRVGYVTQHIHFSKPTIIEEACTGLPRQFIHDTWRAEKILSGLGFSKTDMDRHPADFSGGFQVRLNLAKVICSEPDLLLLDEPTNYLDIVSIRWLSGFLRQWSGEVLLITHDRSFMDGVITHTLGIHRKRVRKMSGATDKYYDQIFKEEEIHEKTRVNEAKKRKEAELFISRFRAKARLAGLVQSRIKALEKQEVKDPLEKLKNLDFSFNHAPTPAKVLLQAESLSFAYAGGQPLVDGLSFAVNKTDRICVIGKNGRGKTTLLRLIAGELASARGRITAHPSTKTGYFAQTNKMDLNDALTVEEEIMNAGCKRQQARNICGLMMFEGDHALKPIGVLSGGEKSRVLLGRILAAPSNLLLLDEPTNHLDMESCEAFLEAVEEFPGAVIIVTHNEMFLHSLANRLIVFQAGGAELFEGTYQDFLDRVGWKEETPRSGGRKPERPNEEGLSKKDLRKKKADLLAQRAAVITPIRKRMAAVEKTIEKDEAAIGRLNADMVAASHTGDREAIARLSKAYHDTSEKVSRLYEELEALTTDLEKKSRELGIQDA